One Peromyscus leucopus breed LL Stock chromosome 2, UCI_PerLeu_2.1, whole genome shotgun sequence DNA window includes the following coding sequences:
- the LOC114705778 gene encoding cytosol aminopeptidase-like: MMFLLPLPAAARVALHRLGVRRLWDRGLSTADMTKGLVLGIYSKDKDDDLPQFTSAGESFNKLVAGKLREMLDISGPPLKAGKTRTFYGLHQDFPSVEVVGLGKRSAGVDDQENWHEGKENIRAAVAAGCRQVQDLELPSVEVDPCGDAQAAAEGAVLGLYEFDDLKQKKKVAVSAKLYGSGDQEAWEKGVLFASGQNLARQLMESPANEMTPTRFAAIIEKNLKSASSKTEVHIRPKSWIEEQEMGSFLSVAKGSEEPPVFLEIHYTGSPNASEAPLVFVGKGITFDSGGISIKASANMDLMRADMGGAATICSAIVSAAKLNLPINIIGLAPLCENMPSGKANKPGDVVRARNGKTIQVDNTDAEGRLILADALCYAHTFNPKVIINAATLTGAMDIALGSGATGVFTNSSWLWNKLFEASIETGDRVWRMPLFEHYTRQVIDCQLADVNNIGKYRSAGACTAAAFLREFVTHSKWAHLDIAGVMTNKDEVPYLRKGMSGRPRRTLIEFLLRFSKDSS; this comes from the coding sequence ATGATGTTCCTGCTGCCTCTTCCGGCTGCCGCGCGAGTCGCGCTCCACCGCCTGGGAGTGAGACGTCTCTGGGATCGGGGTCTCTCCACCGCCGACATGACGAAGGGTCTTGTTTTAGGAATTTACTCCAAGGACAAAGATGATGACTTACCGCAGTTTACAAGTGCAGGAGAGAGTTTTAATAAGTTGGTGGCTGGGAAGCTGAGAGAAATGTTGGACATATCTGGACCTCCTCTGAAGGCAGGCAAAACCCGAACCTTCTACGGTCTGCATCAGGACTTCCCCAGCGTGGAGGTGGTTGGTCTTGGCAAGAGATCGGCGGGCGTCGATGACCAGGAGAACTGGCATGAAGGCAAAGAAAACATCAGAGCTGCCGTTGCAGCGGGATGCAGGCAGGTCCAAGACCTGGAGCTGCCTTCAGTGGAGGTGGATCCCTGTGGAGATGCTCAGGCTGCTGCAGAAGGAGCCGTGCtcggtctctatgagtttgatgaCCTAAAGCAGAAGAAGAAGGTGGCTGTGTCGGCGAAGCTCTATGGAAGTGGCGATCAGGAAGCCTGGGAGAAAGGGGTCCTCTTTGCTTCTGGGCAGAACTTGGCCCGCCAGCTGATGGAGTCTCCAGCCAATGAGATGACACCAACGAGATTTGCtgcaattattgaaaaaaatctcaaaagtgCCAGTAGTAAAACAGAAGTCCATATCAGACCCAAGTCCTGGATAGAGGAACAAGAAATGGGCTCATTCCTAAGTGTGGCCAAGGGGTCTGAAGAACCACCAGTCTTTTTGGAAATCCACTACACGGGCAGCCCCAACGCAAGTGAAGCACCCCTGGTGTTTGTGGGGAAGGGAATTACCTTTGACAGTGGCGGTATCTCCATCAAGGCTTCTGCAAATATGGACCTCATGCGGGCTGACATGGGAGGAGCTGCAACAATATGCTCGGCCATTGTGTCTGCAGCAAAGCTCAATTTGCCCATTAACATCATAGGTTTGGCCCCGCTTTGTGAAAATATGCCTAGCGGCAAGGCCAACAAGCCAGGGGATGTCGTCAGAGCCAGGAACGGGAAGACCATCCAGGTTGATAACACCGATGCTGAGGGCAGGCTCATCCTGGCCGATGCACTCTGCTacgcacacaccttcaatcccaaggTCATCATCAACGCTGCCACCTTAACAGGTGCCATGGACATAGCCCTGGGATCAGGTGCCACTGGAGTCTTTACCAATTCATCCTGGCTATGGAACAAActatttgaggccagcatagagACTGGGGACCGCGTCTGGAGAATGCCTCTCTTTGAGCATTATACAAGACAAGTCATAGATTGCCAGCTTGCTGATGTCAATAACATTGGAAAATACAGATCTGCAGGTGCATGTACAGCCGCGGCCTTCCTGCGGGAGTTTGTGACCCATTCCAAGTGGGCACATTTAGACATAGCGGGCGTGATGACCAACAAAGACGAGGTTCCGTACCTGCGGAAGGGCATGAGTGGGCGGCCCAGGAGGACCCTGATCGAGTTCTTACTGCGCTTCAGTAAAGACAGTTCTTAG